A genome region from Drosophila simulans strain w501 chromosome 2R, Prin_Dsim_3.1, whole genome shotgun sequence includes the following:
- the LOC6734397 gene encoding SH3 and multiple ankyrin repeat domains protein 1 isoform X1: MSGPGAFDDEPPPEPRDGWLLVRIHVPELNVYKCLQFPSERLVWDVKQQVLASLPKVAFWFKELKESFNYGLFAPPANGKAGKFLDEERRLGDYPFNGPVGYLELKYKRRVYKMLTLDERQLKALHTRANLRRFLECINGGHVEKIAKMCAKGLDPNFHCSESGDTPLTVATGAKKPNKLLIALVNGGALLDYRTKDGTTALHRAVEHDSLEAVSTLLELGASPNYRDGRGITPLYISITRKCEAKITESLLHDHATLGIQDSQGWNEVHQACRHGLVQHLEHLLFYGADMDGRNASGNSPLHVCAVNNQEACARMLLFRGAQRGAQNFANQTPYQVAVIAGNLELAEIIENYKSEDIVPFRGPPRYNPKRRSGIGWLSANGAAGAALLAAAGGGFGGAMVGSNGAANGNNGAGGVGLMLSHQNHQQHLAGHHQQQHMHHQHHQNHHQQLQQQQLPHLHTLQLHGPPSPCPSEHMLGAYSSASSSLSEGSSGHRSHEDDISIVTDKSLGDTSDIISDSSGVGTNSDSAACSIGHPSTTVVCMEPYAGNTVGHIRLQPGDVIEVVGSTDCGLLEGYVRGTNQSGFFPADCVQEVSLRQKHITNVMTASTGMAPQQQQQQHLQQAPAGSSAASYQGSPQLSLGGHSGSSSTLLQQPHQSPSLSVASNGSCQQPLESNGGGASGNGINNRNNNHSVGQYSSATAPRIKKSAYNAPRSVVLHRAKRGFGFILRGAKASSQLMQLRPSERFPALQYLDDVDPGGVADMAGLRPGDFLLTINGEDVSSASHEQVVEMIRSAGALVNLTVVSPQFPHQMQASAQYLPSGARAGSHHLNSGPSTPQSSHRQCATLPRKMTGPGGSGPASSSGGSVRMAPMPPRRDPKTTLSVGRARAKSMVAGLENGGEKEDDLPHTKSNSVESIATPTPTGIQTGPGTPVQLRTASIKARPTSSRITAAELEELFQRQQGEGSAANASRYATMMTSSRFQSGTDSGAATPPASNGSPMRSGPLVYGSVAEMKRKTARSKHGSGTLRGKPVATPTVGPGGAGGGRDLKRFHSTPDLHGPQLHGSASSIWQASGKGHHSQDDVATLHASLQRLNSNQGELKLGGLGAGSATGAGGAVLPPPNHPPPPPPVGQVVKVETRSSVSEYESTISLQQKLKKRAENDAVTSAAIDGVQSSFNPSANAKIYASPQELRNVMAWKLRQAQEKPSQETSAGSQQPVSQYAAPTQMRPAQQQQQQQQQAQQPPTTLASHYAAPQVQVQQVQQVQQSPQQSAPQSPPAPPLPQAAPVPAQNGNGSTSGAGSAPPIPEPDYSCSESDGEDENSILVARNTKLNEKIALFDVPETSGNSQASGSSSNSGSASISHSLSVEEIQRIRSNLKTSKSSPNGFAKKPEDEKPQEQQQSHQQPQQLLQPGEDECDNSSSGVSSEQEQLALAAGVTLPGGGKPTDTIKKKPSVTIVEEPKTIPDQPSSNTSHTTKPMAKTTISIGGGGSTVPTATLTVKQLVQQQHAPVIQQQQQQLGSKQPVTPASTNKFTQQSTINSNVMSPQVLGRIPSHHHQQQSSNPNQKLIATQQQILQQQQQQLAHQQHLQQILKAKAAAAGGASNTAVLVAKHQQKLHKGTSSGHESEMETRSDLEDDDGDLSPSPPAKAFQRHNSLTRKQAAAIAMQRGATRTTAVSLMQLPPPLEADSDGEPSQLTLQRQQSHHPSQTHPHPHQLQQQLQLQQQQQQQQQPMAAHIVGMLPSGQLVAVASGAVAGVPGVGATAVQQGNNNLQQLCTDNLVLAPPPQFCDCNDAKHAPQPHLPTSQYHPQQQQQQQHQQQQQQQQQLQQQLQQQQMLQMHQRLSGGAGAGAVGTLGRVRIVGAMPKANHHRLH, encoded by the exons GAACTGAAGGAGAGCTTCAACTATGGCCTGTTTGCTCCACCTGCCAACGGCAAGGCGGGAAAATTCCTGGATGAAGAACGCCGCCTGGGCGATTATCCTTTCAACGGACCCGTGGGATATTTGGAG ctcaAGTACAAAAGGCGTGTGTACAAAATGTTGACCCTGGATGAACGCCAGCTGAAGGCTCTTCACACGCGGGCCAATCTGCGTCGCTTTCTGGAGTGCATCAATGGCGGACATGTGGAGAAGATAGCCAAGATGTGTGCCAAGGGCCTGGATCCCAATTTCCATTGCTCGGAAAGCGGAGATACTCCGTTGACAGTCGCAACGGGCGCCAAGAAGCCAAACAAACTGCTCATCGCTCTGGTCAACGGTGGAGCCTTGTTGGATTACAGGACGAAGGATGGCACCACAGCCCTGCACCGGGCTGTCGAGCACGACTCCTTGGAGGCGGTCAG TACACTCCTCGAATTGGGCGCGTCGCCGAACTACCGCGATGGGCGTGGCATCACCCCGCTGTACATCTCCATCACCAGGAAGTGTGAGGCGAAGATCACAGAGAGTCTGCTGCATGACCACGCCACGTTGGGAATCCAGGACAGCCAGGGCTGGAACGAGGTTCATCAG GCCTGTCGCCATGGCCTGGTCCAGCACCTGGAACACCTGCTGTTCTACGGTGCTGACATGGACGGCCGCAATGCGTCCGGCAATAGTCCGCTGCATGTGTGCGCTGTTAACAACCAAGAGGCTTGTGCTAGAATGCTTCTCTTTCGCGGCGCCCAGCGCGGCGCCCAGAACTTTGCCAATCAAACTCCCTACCAG GTGGCTGTTATAGCCGGCAACTTGGAGCTGGCCGAAATCATTGAGAACTACAAGTCGGAGGATATTG TTCCCTTCCGCGGACCGCCGCGCTACAATCCGAAGCGCCGCTCGGGTATCGGGTGGTTGAGCGCCAATGGAGCCGCCGGCGCAGCTCTGCTGGCAGCGGCTGGAGGTGGTTTCGGTGGTGCGATGGTCGGCTCGAATGGCGCCGCCAACGGAAACAACGGGGCTGGCGGTGTTGGTCTGATGCTCAGCCATCAgaaccaccagcagcacctcGCCGGCCACCATCAGCAACAGCATatgcaccaccagcaccaccagaatcaccaccagcagctgcagcagcagcagttgcccCACCTGCACACCCTGCAGCTCCACGGCCCGCCATCGCCCTGCCCCTCGGAGCACATGCTGGGGGCCTACAGCTCCGCCAGCTCCAGCCTCTCCGAGGGCTCCTCCGGCCACCGGTCCCACGAGGACGACATCAGTATTGTGACAG ACAAATCCCTGGGCGACACCAGCGACATAATCAGCGATTCGTCGGGCGTGGGAACGAACTCGGATTCGGCAGCATGTTCCATCGGCCATCCCAGCACCACAGTGGTGTGCATGGAGCCATATGCTGGCAATACCGTGGGTCACATTCGCCTTCAGCCGGGTGATGTGATCGAAGTGGTGGGCAGCACCGACTGCGGATTGCTCGAGGGCTATGTGCGAGGCACTAATCAGTCCGGCTTCTTTCCGGCCGACTGCGTCCAGGAGGTGAGTCTGCGCCAGAAGCACATCACCAATGTGATGACCGCCAGCACTGGCATGGctccccagcagcagcagcaacagcatttgCAGCAGGCACCGGCAGGttcctccgccgcctcctACCAGGGATCACCACAGTTGAGCTTGGGTGGACATTCTGGCAGTTCCAGCACGCTGCTCCAGCAGCCCCATCAGTCGCCATCCCTGTCGGTGGCCAGCAATGGATCGTGCCAACAGCCGCTGGAGAGCAATGGAGGTGGAGCCTCTGGCAATGGCATAAACAATCGAAACAATAACCACTCTGTGGGACAGTACAGCAGCGCCACTGCGCCACGCATCAAAAAGAG CGCCTATAACGCCCCTCGATCGGTGGTACTGCACCGAGCCAAGCGCGGATTTGGCTTCATATTGCGCGGCGCCAAGGCCAGTTCCCAGCTGATGCAGCTGCGTCCGTCAGAGCGCTTCCCGGCGCTCCAATACCTGGACGATGTGGATCCGGGTGGAGTGGCGGACATGGCAGGACTGCGTCCAGGTGACTTCCTGCTGACCATCAACGGCGAAGACGTTAGCTCCGCCTCTCACGAACAAGTGGTCGAAATGATCCGATCGGCCGGCGCTCTGGTCAACTTGACAGTAGTTTCGCCACAGTTCCCCCACCAGATGCAGGCCAGTGCTCAGTATCTGCCCAGTGGAGCGCGTGCGGGCAGCCATCATTTGAACAGTGGACCAAGTACTCCTCAAAGTTCGCACCGTCAGTGCGCCACGTTGCCGAGGAAGATGACGGGTCCGGGAGGAAGTGGTCCTGCCTCCTCCTCAGGAGGCAGTGTGCGAATGGCTCCTATGCCACCGCGCAGGGATCCCAAGACCACGTTGAGTGTAGGCAGAGCCAGGGCCAAATCCATGGTGGCTGGTCTGGAGAACGGAGGTGAGAAGGAGGACGATTTGCCGCACACCAAATCCAACTCAGTGGAGTCAATCGCAACGCCAACACCTACCGGTATCCAAACGGGACCTGGAACACCCGTTCAGCTGCGCACGGCCAGCATTAAGGCGCGACCCACGTCCAGTAGGATCACAGCTGCCGAATTGGAGGAGCTATTCCAGCGACAGCAAGGCGAGGGCAGTGCAGCAAACGCCAGTCGGTATGCCACCATGATGACCAGCTCCCGTTTCCAGTCGGGCACGGACAGCGGTGCAGCCACTCCGCCAGCATCGAATGGATCTCCCATGAGGAGTGGACCGCTGGTGTACGGCAGTGTGGCTGAGATGAAGCGTAAGACAGCGAGGAGCAAGCATGGTAGTGGCACGCTGCGTGGAAAGCCCGTAGCCACACCAACAGTCGGaccaggaggagctggaggcggTCGTGACCTCAAGCGGTTCCATTCCACACCCGACTTGCATGGTCCTCAGCTGCACGGTTCTGCCTCATCCATTTGGCAGGCATCTGGAAAGGGTCACCACTCGCAGGACGATGTGGCCACGCTCCATGCCTCACTCCAACGCTTGAACTCTAACCAAGGAGAACTGAAACTGGGAGGACTAGGAGCAGGATCTGCTACAGGAGCGGGAGGAGCGGTACTACCGCCGCCCAATCACCCACCTCCGCCACCTCCAGTGGGTCAGGTTGTTAAAGTGGAAACACGCAGCAGTGTTTCGGAGTATGAGAGCACCATCTCCTTACAACAAAAACTGAAGAAGCGAGCGGAAAACGATGCTGTGACCAGTGCAGCCATCGATGGCGTCCAGAGCAGCTTTAATCCCTCGGCAAATGCCAAGATCTATGCCTCGCCGCAGGAACTGCGCAACGTGATGGCCTGGAAGTTGCGGCAGGCGCAGGAGAAGCCATCGCAGGAGACATCCGCTGGATCCCAGCAGCCAGTTAGTCAGTACGCTGCTCCCACGCAGATGCGACcagcacaacaacagcagcagcagcagcagcaagcacaGCAGCCACCCACAACACTGGCCTCTCACTATGCGGCTCCCCAAGTCCAGGTCCAGCAAGTGCAACAGGTGCAGCAGTCACCTCAGCAGTCTGCCCCTCAATCCCCGCCTGCTCCACCGCTGCCACAGGCAGCACCTGTGCCGGCacaaaatggcaatggcagtACAAGTGGTGCCGGATCAGCTCCTCCTATTCCCGAACCTGACTACAGCTGCAGTGAGTCGGATGGCGAGGATGAGAACTCTATTCTGGTGGCACGTAACACCAAGCTCAACGAGAAGATTGCACTATTCGATGTACCAGAGACAAGTGGAAATAGTCAGGCTAG TGGGAGTAGTTCCAACTCAGGCAGTGCCTCGATTTCTCATTCGCTCTCTGTGGAGGAGATCCAGCGCATTCGCAGCAATCTAAAGACATCAAAGTCATCGCCAAACGGTTTTGCCAAGAAACCGGAGGACGAGAAACCACAAGAACAGCAGCAATCCCACCAACAACCACAGCAACTGTTGCAGCCAGGCGAAGATGAGTGCGACAACAGCAGCTCCGGCGTCAGCAGCGAGCAGGAACAGCTGGCATTGGCCGCCGGGGTTACACTGCCAGGTGGTGGTAAGCCCACCGATACCATTAAGAAGAAACCATCGGTGACCATTGTCGAGGAACCCAAGACTATTCCCGATCAGCCTAGCAGCAACACCAGTCACACTACGAAGCCTATGGCCAAAACCACTATCAGCATAGGCGGCGGTGGCAGTACTGTGCCCACAGCGACGCTTACAGTGAAGCAACttgtgcaacagcaacatgcacCCGTtatccaacagcagcagcagcaactgggcAGCAAGCAACCAGTGACGCCCGCCAGCACCAACAAGTTTACGCAACAGAGCACCATCAACAGCAATGTGATGAGTCCCCAGGTTTTGGGGCGCATTCccagccatcatcatcagcagcagtcgtCGAATCCCAACCAGAAGTTGATCGCCACCCAGCAGCAGatactgcagcagcaacaacagcaactggcCCACCAACAGCATCTCCAGCAGATCCTCAAGGCAAAGGCCGCCGCGGCCGGAGGAGCCAGCAACACGGCCGTCCTGGTGGCGAAGCATCAGCAGAAACTACATAAGGGCACCAGCAGTGGCCATGAATCAGAGATGGAGACTCGTTCCGATCTAGAGGATGATGACGGAGATCTGAGTCCCTCGCCGCCGGCCAAGGCGTTCCAGCGTCACAATTCGCTGACGCGCAAACAGGCAGCGGCAATTGCCATGCAGAGGGGTGCCACCAGAACCACGGCAGTGTCCCTGATGCAACTCCCGCCGCCACTGGAAGCGGACAGCGATGGAGAGCCGTCACAGCTCACACTTCAGCGCCAGCAGTCCCATCACCCGTCACAGACCCACCCACATCCccaccagctgcagcaacaactgcaactgcaacagcagcagcagcagcaacaacaaccaatgGCCGCCCACATTGTGGGCATGCTGCCCAGCGGACAGTTGGTGGCTGTTGCCTCTGGCGCTGTTGCTGGCGTTCCGGGCGTTGGGGCGACTGCGGTGCAGCAGGGCAACAACAATCTGCAGCAACTGTGCACCGATAATCTGGTGTTGGCACCTCCGCCGCAGTTCTGCGATTGCAACGATGCCAAGCACGCTCCGCAGCCGCATCTGCCAACGAGCCAATATcatccacagcagcaacagcagcagcagcatcagcagcaacaacagcagcagcaacaactgcaacagcaactgcagcagcagcagatgctgcAGATGCACCAGCGGCTGTCCGGGGGCGCTGGCGCTGGAGCGGTGGGCACCTTGGGAAGGGTCCGGATCGTGGGGGCCATGCCGAAGGCCAACCACCATAGGTTGCACTAA
- the LOC6734397 gene encoding SH3 and multiple ankyrin repeat domains protein 1 isoform X4, giving the protein MSGPGAFDDEPPPEPRDGWLLVRIHVPELNVYKCLQFPSERLVWDVKQQVLASLPKELKESFNYGLFAPPANGKAGKFLDEERRLGDYPFNGPVGYLELKYKRRVYKMLTLDERQLKALHTRANLRRFLECINGGHVEKIAKMCAKGLDPNFHCSESGDTPLTVATGAKKPNKLLIALVNGGALLDYRTKDGTTALHRAVEHDSLEAVSTLLELGASPNYRDGRGITPLYISITRKCEAKITESLLHDHATLGIQDSQGWNEVHQVAVIAGNLELAEIIENYKSEDIVPFRGPPRYNPKRRSGIGWLSANGAAGAALLAAAGGGFGGAMVGSNGAANGNNGAGGVGLMLSHQNHQQHLAGHHQQQHMHHQHHQNHHQQLQQQQLPHLHTLQLHGPPSPCPSEHMLGAYSSASSSLSEGSSGHRSHEDDISIVTDKSLGDTSDIISDSSGVGTNSDSAACSIGHPSTTVVCMEPYAGNTVGHIRLQPGDVIEVVGSTDCGLLEGYVRGTNQSGFFPADCVQEVSLRQKHITNVMTASTGMAPQQQQQQHLQQAPAGSSAASYQGSPQLSLGGHSGSSSTLLQQPHQSPSLSVASNGSCQQPLESNGGGASGNGINNRNNNHSVGQYSSATAPRIKKSAYNAPRSVVLHRAKRGFGFILRGAKASSQLMQLRPSERFPALQYLDDVDPGGVADMAGLRPGDFLLTINGEDVSSASHEQVVEMIRSAGALVNLTVVSPQFPHQMQASAQYLPSGARAGSHHLNSGPSTPQSSHRQCATLPRKMTGPGGSGPASSSGGSVRMAPMPPRRDPKTTLSVGRARAKSMVAGLENGGEKEDDLPHTKSNSVESIATPTPTGIQTGPGTPVQLRTASIKARPTSSRITAAELEELFQRQQGEGSAANASRYATMMTSSRFQSGTDSGAATPPASNGSPMRSGPLVYGSVAEMKRKTARSKHGSGTLRGKPVATPTVGPGGAGGGRDLKRFHSTPDLHGPQLHGSASSIWQASGKGHHSQDDVATLHASLQRLNSNQGELKLGGLGAGSATGAGGAVLPPPNHPPPPPPVGQVVKVETRSSVSEYESTISLQQKLKKRAENDAVTSAAIDGVQSSFNPSANAKIYASPQELRNVMAWKLRQAQEKPSQETSAGSQQPVSQYAAPTQMRPAQQQQQQQQQAQQPPTTLASHYAAPQVQVQQVQQVQQSPQQSAPQSPPAPPLPQAAPVPAQNGNGSTSGAGSAPPIPEPDYSCSESDGEDENSILVARNTKLNEKIALFDVPETSGNSQASGSSSNSGSASISHSLSVEEIQRIRSNLKTSKSSPNGFAKKPEDEKPQEQQQSHQQPQQLLQPGEDECDNSSSGVSSEQEQLALAAGVTLPGGGKPTDTIKKKPSVTIVEEPKTIPDQPSSNTSHTTKPMAKTTISIGGGGSTVPTATLTVKQLVQQQHAPVIQQQQQQLGSKQPVTPASTNKFTQQSTINSNVMSPQVLGRIPSHHHQQQSSNPNQKLIATQQQILQQQQQQLAHQQHLQQILKAKAAAAGGASNTAVLVAKHQQKLHKGTSSGHESEMETRSDLEDDDGDLSPSPPAKAFQRHNSLTRKQAAAIAMQRGATRTTAVSLMQLPPPLEADSDGEPSQLTLQRQQSHHPSQTHPHPHQLQQQLQLQQQQQQQQQPMAAHIVGMLPSGQLVAVASGAVAGVPGVGATAVQQGNNNLQQLCTDNLVLAPPPQFCDCNDAKHAPQPHLPTSQYHPQQQQQQQHQQQQQQQQQLQQQLQQQQMLQMHQRLSGGAGAGAVGTLGRVRIVGAMPKANHHRLH; this is encoded by the exons GAACTGAAGGAGAGCTTCAACTATGGCCTGTTTGCTCCACCTGCCAACGGCAAGGCGGGAAAATTCCTGGATGAAGAACGCCGCCTGGGCGATTATCCTTTCAACGGACCCGTGGGATATTTGGAG ctcaAGTACAAAAGGCGTGTGTACAAAATGTTGACCCTGGATGAACGCCAGCTGAAGGCTCTTCACACGCGGGCCAATCTGCGTCGCTTTCTGGAGTGCATCAATGGCGGACATGTGGAGAAGATAGCCAAGATGTGTGCCAAGGGCCTGGATCCCAATTTCCATTGCTCGGAAAGCGGAGATACTCCGTTGACAGTCGCAACGGGCGCCAAGAAGCCAAACAAACTGCTCATCGCTCTGGTCAACGGTGGAGCCTTGTTGGATTACAGGACGAAGGATGGCACCACAGCCCTGCACCGGGCTGTCGAGCACGACTCCTTGGAGGCGGTCAG TACACTCCTCGAATTGGGCGCGTCGCCGAACTACCGCGATGGGCGTGGCATCACCCCGCTGTACATCTCCATCACCAGGAAGTGTGAGGCGAAGATCACAGAGAGTCTGCTGCATGACCACGCCACGTTGGGAATCCAGGACAGCCAGGGCTGGAACGAGGTTCATCAG GTGGCTGTTATAGCCGGCAACTTGGAGCTGGCCGAAATCATTGAGAACTACAAGTCGGAGGATATTG TTCCCTTCCGCGGACCGCCGCGCTACAATCCGAAGCGCCGCTCGGGTATCGGGTGGTTGAGCGCCAATGGAGCCGCCGGCGCAGCTCTGCTGGCAGCGGCTGGAGGTGGTTTCGGTGGTGCGATGGTCGGCTCGAATGGCGCCGCCAACGGAAACAACGGGGCTGGCGGTGTTGGTCTGATGCTCAGCCATCAgaaccaccagcagcacctcGCCGGCCACCATCAGCAACAGCATatgcaccaccagcaccaccagaatcaccaccagcagctgcagcagcagcagttgcccCACCTGCACACCCTGCAGCTCCACGGCCCGCCATCGCCCTGCCCCTCGGAGCACATGCTGGGGGCCTACAGCTCCGCCAGCTCCAGCCTCTCCGAGGGCTCCTCCGGCCACCGGTCCCACGAGGACGACATCAGTATTGTGACAG ACAAATCCCTGGGCGACACCAGCGACATAATCAGCGATTCGTCGGGCGTGGGAACGAACTCGGATTCGGCAGCATGTTCCATCGGCCATCCCAGCACCACAGTGGTGTGCATGGAGCCATATGCTGGCAATACCGTGGGTCACATTCGCCTTCAGCCGGGTGATGTGATCGAAGTGGTGGGCAGCACCGACTGCGGATTGCTCGAGGGCTATGTGCGAGGCACTAATCAGTCCGGCTTCTTTCCGGCCGACTGCGTCCAGGAGGTGAGTCTGCGCCAGAAGCACATCACCAATGTGATGACCGCCAGCACTGGCATGGctccccagcagcagcagcaacagcatttgCAGCAGGCACCGGCAGGttcctccgccgcctcctACCAGGGATCACCACAGTTGAGCTTGGGTGGACATTCTGGCAGTTCCAGCACGCTGCTCCAGCAGCCCCATCAGTCGCCATCCCTGTCGGTGGCCAGCAATGGATCGTGCCAACAGCCGCTGGAGAGCAATGGAGGTGGAGCCTCTGGCAATGGCATAAACAATCGAAACAATAACCACTCTGTGGGACAGTACAGCAGCGCCACTGCGCCACGCATCAAAAAGAG CGCCTATAACGCCCCTCGATCGGTGGTACTGCACCGAGCCAAGCGCGGATTTGGCTTCATATTGCGCGGCGCCAAGGCCAGTTCCCAGCTGATGCAGCTGCGTCCGTCAGAGCGCTTCCCGGCGCTCCAATACCTGGACGATGTGGATCCGGGTGGAGTGGCGGACATGGCAGGACTGCGTCCAGGTGACTTCCTGCTGACCATCAACGGCGAAGACGTTAGCTCCGCCTCTCACGAACAAGTGGTCGAAATGATCCGATCGGCCGGCGCTCTGGTCAACTTGACAGTAGTTTCGCCACAGTTCCCCCACCAGATGCAGGCCAGTGCTCAGTATCTGCCCAGTGGAGCGCGTGCGGGCAGCCATCATTTGAACAGTGGACCAAGTACTCCTCAAAGTTCGCACCGTCAGTGCGCCACGTTGCCGAGGAAGATGACGGGTCCGGGAGGAAGTGGTCCTGCCTCCTCCTCAGGAGGCAGTGTGCGAATGGCTCCTATGCCACCGCGCAGGGATCCCAAGACCACGTTGAGTGTAGGCAGAGCCAGGGCCAAATCCATGGTGGCTGGTCTGGAGAACGGAGGTGAGAAGGAGGACGATTTGCCGCACACCAAATCCAACTCAGTGGAGTCAATCGCAACGCCAACACCTACCGGTATCCAAACGGGACCTGGAACACCCGTTCAGCTGCGCACGGCCAGCATTAAGGCGCGACCCACGTCCAGTAGGATCACAGCTGCCGAATTGGAGGAGCTATTCCAGCGACAGCAAGGCGAGGGCAGTGCAGCAAACGCCAGTCGGTATGCCACCATGATGACCAGCTCCCGTTTCCAGTCGGGCACGGACAGCGGTGCAGCCACTCCGCCAGCATCGAATGGATCTCCCATGAGGAGTGGACCGCTGGTGTACGGCAGTGTGGCTGAGATGAAGCGTAAGACAGCGAGGAGCAAGCATGGTAGTGGCACGCTGCGTGGAAAGCCCGTAGCCACACCAACAGTCGGaccaggaggagctggaggcggTCGTGACCTCAAGCGGTTCCATTCCACACCCGACTTGCATGGTCCTCAGCTGCACGGTTCTGCCTCATCCATTTGGCAGGCATCTGGAAAGGGTCACCACTCGCAGGACGATGTGGCCACGCTCCATGCCTCACTCCAACGCTTGAACTCTAACCAAGGAGAACTGAAACTGGGAGGACTAGGAGCAGGATCTGCTACAGGAGCGGGAGGAGCGGTACTACCGCCGCCCAATCACCCACCTCCGCCACCTCCAGTGGGTCAGGTTGTTAAAGTGGAAACACGCAGCAGTGTTTCGGAGTATGAGAGCACCATCTCCTTACAACAAAAACTGAAGAAGCGAGCGGAAAACGATGCTGTGACCAGTGCAGCCATCGATGGCGTCCAGAGCAGCTTTAATCCCTCGGCAAATGCCAAGATCTATGCCTCGCCGCAGGAACTGCGCAACGTGATGGCCTGGAAGTTGCGGCAGGCGCAGGAGAAGCCATCGCAGGAGACATCCGCTGGATCCCAGCAGCCAGTTAGTCAGTACGCTGCTCCCACGCAGATGCGACcagcacaacaacagcagcagcagcagcagcaagcacaGCAGCCACCCACAACACTGGCCTCTCACTATGCGGCTCCCCAAGTCCAGGTCCAGCAAGTGCAACAGGTGCAGCAGTCACCTCAGCAGTCTGCCCCTCAATCCCCGCCTGCTCCACCGCTGCCACAGGCAGCACCTGTGCCGGCacaaaatggcaatggcagtACAAGTGGTGCCGGATCAGCTCCTCCTATTCCCGAACCTGACTACAGCTGCAGTGAGTCGGATGGCGAGGATGAGAACTCTATTCTGGTGGCACGTAACACCAAGCTCAACGAGAAGATTGCACTATTCGATGTACCAGAGACAAGTGGAAATAGTCAGGCTAG TGGGAGTAGTTCCAACTCAGGCAGTGCCTCGATTTCTCATTCGCTCTCTGTGGAGGAGATCCAGCGCATTCGCAGCAATCTAAAGACATCAAAGTCATCGCCAAACGGTTTTGCCAAGAAACCGGAGGACGAGAAACCACAAGAACAGCAGCAATCCCACCAACAACCACAGCAACTGTTGCAGCCAGGCGAAGATGAGTGCGACAACAGCAGCTCCGGCGTCAGCAGCGAGCAGGAACAGCTGGCATTGGCCGCCGGGGTTACACTGCCAGGTGGTGGTAAGCCCACCGATACCATTAAGAAGAAACCATCGGTGACCATTGTCGAGGAACCCAAGACTATTCCCGATCAGCCTAGCAGCAACACCAGTCACACTACGAAGCCTATGGCCAAAACCACTATCAGCATAGGCGGCGGTGGCAGTACTGTGCCCACAGCGACGCTTACAGTGAAGCAACttgtgcaacagcaacatgcacCCGTtatccaacagcagcagcagcaactgggcAGCAAGCAACCAGTGACGCCCGCCAGCACCAACAAGTTTACGCAACAGAGCACCATCAACAGCAATGTGATGAGTCCCCAGGTTTTGGGGCGCATTCccagccatcatcatcagcagcagtcgtCGAATCCCAACCAGAAGTTGATCGCCACCCAGCAGCAGatactgcagcagcaacaacagcaactggcCCACCAACAGCATCTCCAGCAGATCCTCAAGGCAAAGGCCGCCGCGGCCGGAGGAGCCAGCAACACGGCCGTCCTGGTGGCGAAGCATCAGCAGAAACTACATAAGGGCACCAGCAGTGGCCATGAATCAGAGATGGAGACTCGTTCCGATCTAGAGGATGATGACGGAGATCTGAGTCCCTCGCCGCCGGCCAAGGCGTTCCAGCGTCACAATTCGCTGACGCGCAAACAGGCAGCGGCAATTGCCATGCAGAGGGGTGCCACCAGAACCACGGCAGTGTCCCTGATGCAACTCCCGCCGCCACTGGAAGCGGACAGCGATGGAGAGCCGTCACAGCTCACACTTCAGCGCCAGCAGTCCCATCACCCGTCACAGACCCACCCACATCCccaccagctgcagcaacaactgcaactgcaacagcagcagcagcagcaacaacaaccaatgGCCGCCCACATTGTGGGCATGCTGCCCAGCGGACAGTTGGTGGCTGTTGCCTCTGGCGCTGTTGCTGGCGTTCCGGGCGTTGGGGCGACTGCGGTGCAGCAGGGCAACAACAATCTGCAGCAACTGTGCACCGATAATCTGGTGTTGGCACCTCCGCCGCAGTTCTGCGATTGCAACGATGCCAAGCACGCTCCGCAGCCGCATCTGCCAACGAGCCAATATcatccacagcagcaacagcagcagcagcatcagcagcaacaacagcagcagcaacaactgcaacagcaactgcagcagcagcagatgctgcAGATGCACCAGCGGCTGTCCGGGGGCGCTGGCGCTGGAGCGGTGGGCACCTTGGGAAGGGTCCGGATCGTGGGGGCCATGCCGAAGGCCAACCACCATAGGTTGCACTAA